A portion of the Oreochromis niloticus isolate F11D_XX linkage group LG10, O_niloticus_UMD_NMBU, whole genome shotgun sequence genome contains these proteins:
- the alkbh4 gene encoding alpha-ketoglutarate-dependent dioxygenase alkB homolog 4, with translation MMAPDTSDDVPSCACKGVRRCLVCEGLKEKVQPEASESKIVHHFLYDPQSRLAVGKDAQAASFPFSGVFLWENFISEEEEKELICAMDQDVWKESQSGRRKQDFGPKVNFKKRKVRVGGFSGLPALSHKLVLRMYQESALAGFQPVEQCNLDYHPERGAAIDPHLDDSWLWGERLVTINMLSDTTLTMSLEQGLPELGLTGEVHVAVNLPRRCLVVLYGEARHKWKHAIHRKDIHVRRVCSTYRELSAEFLPGGQQADLGAQLLNIALNFQGSPV, from the exons aTGATGGCTCCCGACACCAGTGACGACGTGCCTTCATGCGCTTGTAAAGGTGTCCGCCGGTGTCTCGTCTGCGAAGGGTTGAAAGAGAAAGTACAGCCGGAGGCGAGTGAATCAAAG ATTGTCCATCATTTCCTCTACGATCCTCAGTCGAGGCTCGCTGTTGGAAAAGATGCCCAGGCTGCATCCTTCCCCTTTTCTGGGGTCTTCCTGTGGGAGAACTTCATAtcagaagaggaagagaaggagcTTATATGTGCGATGGACCAGGATGTGTGGAAGGAGTCGCAGTCCGGTCGAAGAAAACAG GACTTTGGCCCGAAGGTGAACTTCAAGAAAAGGAAAGTGCGTGTGGGTGGCTTCAGTGGACTCCCTGCTTTGAGCCATAAACTTGTGCTTCGGATGTATCAGGAATCAGCTCTAGCCGGCTTCCAGCCAGTGGAGCAGTGCAACCTGGATTATCATCCTGAGCGAGGTGCAGCCATCGATCCACACTTAGACGATTCTTGGCTGTGGGGGGAGCGCTTAGTCACCATTAACATGTTGTCAGACACTACACTCACCATGTCTCTGGAGCAGGGTCTGCCAGAGCTGGGACTAACAGGGGAGGTCCATGTAGCTGTGAACCTTCCTCGCAGATGTTTAGTAGTTTTATACGGCGAGGCACGGCATAAATGGAAACACGCCATTCACAGGAAGGACATTCATGTACGTAGAGTCTGCAGCACCTACAGAGAGCTATCTGCAGAGTTCCTGCCTGGAGGGCAGCAGGCAGACCTCGGAGCCCAGCTGTTGAATATCGCCTTGAACTTC